The Candidatus Polarisedimenticolaceae bacterium genome window below encodes:
- a CDS encoding amino acid permease, protein MSSRGRLFRIKSLDSILRDAEDTEHKLRRALGPLQITLLGIGAIIGAGIFATIGTAAAGDANRPGAGPALMLSFVIPAVVCSFTALCYAELAAMVPISGSAYTYAYATLGEIVAWIIGWDLIIEYAVGNIAVAISWANYFKTFVAGFGIVIPDWLSTDYRTASHMIDASGVSTVFKAAPHLFGIPIVFNLPAVLIVAAITIVLVWGIRESARFNAIMVGIKLVILAFFVVVGCYWVKPANWTPFAPGGFVGISAGAAIVFFAYIGFDAVSTVAEETRDPQRSLPIGIIASLAVCTVVYVVVAAVFTGLISYPDLTKTLASQQAEPLTLALQHASPKLGFAVGIVAFGSVVAHTAVLLVFQLGQPRIFFSMARDGLLPPAFYKVHPRFRTPHISTIITGLFVGVFAAVASLDEMVDLTNIGTLFAFILVCAGTIVLRRKDPNRPRPFRVPGGIVLPVLGIISCLYLIYFLPPTSWLRFAAWLNFGFVIYVGYGAVHSRLTGAQVSPDRTEHDAYTAQTGGALAVAGVALLFFMRGMDLAVAGGTAGLFSGGWLEPFWFLLVPLVLDVVLLVPIVILRARRAKASGAAGAVAVAANRGLFLASATGIAGIVYMAFVSLR, encoded by the coding sequence GTGAGCTCGCGCGGCCGCCTCTTCCGGATCAAATCGCTGGATTCGATCCTGCGCGACGCGGAAGACACCGAGCACAAGCTCCGCCGCGCGCTCGGCCCGCTCCAGATCACCTTGCTCGGGATCGGCGCGATCATCGGCGCGGGGATCTTCGCGACGATCGGCACCGCGGCGGCGGGCGACGCGAACCGGCCCGGCGCCGGGCCCGCGCTCATGCTGTCGTTCGTCATCCCCGCGGTCGTGTGCAGCTTCACGGCGCTCTGCTACGCCGAGCTGGCGGCGATGGTGCCGATCTCGGGCTCCGCGTACACGTACGCGTACGCGACGCTCGGCGAGATCGTGGCGTGGATCATCGGCTGGGACCTCATCATCGAGTACGCGGTCGGGAACATCGCGGTCGCGATCAGCTGGGCGAACTACTTCAAGACGTTCGTCGCGGGCTTCGGGATCGTCATCCCCGACTGGCTCTCGACCGATTACCGGACCGCGTCCCACATGATCGACGCGTCGGGCGTCTCGACCGTCTTCAAGGCGGCACCGCACCTCTTCGGCATCCCGATCGTCTTCAACCTGCCCGCCGTCCTCATCGTCGCCGCGATAACGATCGTCCTCGTCTGGGGGATCCGGGAGAGCGCCCGCTTCAACGCGATCATGGTCGGGATCAAGCTCGTCATCCTCGCGTTCTTCGTCGTCGTCGGGTGCTACTGGGTCAAGCCGGCGAATTGGACGCCGTTCGCGCCGGGCGGCTTCGTCGGCATCAGCGCCGGTGCGGCGATCGTCTTCTTCGCCTACATCGGCTTCGACGCCGTCTCGACCGTCGCCGAGGAGACGCGCGACCCGCAGCGCAGCCTCCCGATCGGGATCATCGCGTCGCTCGCCGTGTGCACCGTCGTCTACGTCGTCGTCGCGGCGGTCTTCACCGGCCTCATCTCTTACCCCGATCTGACGAAGACGCTCGCGAGCCAGCAGGCCGAGCCGCTGACCCTCGCCCTCCAGCACGCGAGCCCGAAGCTCGGCTTCGCCGTCGGCATCGTCGCGTTCGGCTCCGTCGTCGCGCACACGGCGGTGCTCCTCGTCTTCCAGCTCGGCCAGCCCCGCATCTTCTTCTCGATGGCGCGCGACGGGCTGCTCCCGCCAGCCTTCTACAAGGTGCACCCGCGCTTCCGGACGCCCCACATCTCGACGATCATCACCGGACTCTTCGTCGGGGTCTTCGCCGCGGTCGCGAGCCTCGACGAGATGGTCGACCTGACGAACATCGGAACGCTCTTCGCGTTCATCCTCGTCTGCGCCGGCACGATCGTGCTCCGGCGGAAGGACCCGAATCGTCCGAGGCCGTTCCGCGTTCCCGGCGGGATCGTTCTCCCGGTGCTCGGCATCATCTCCTGTCTCTACTTGATCTATTTCTTGCCGCCGACCTCGTGGCTCCGCTTCGCCGCGTGGCTCAACTTCGGCTTCGTCATCTATGTCGGTTACGGCGCCGTCCACAGCCGCCTCACCGGCGCCCAGGTGAGCCCGGACCGGACGGAGCACGACGCCTACACGGCGCAGACGGGCGGCGCGCTCGCCGTCGCCGGCGTGGCGCTGCTCTTCTTCATGCGCGGCATGGACCTCGCGGTCGCCGGCGGAACGGCCGGTCTCTTCTCGGGGGGCTGGCTCGAGCCGTTCTGGTTCTTGCTCGTGCCGCTGGTGCTCGATGTCGTTCTCCTCGTTCCGATCGTCATCCTCCGCGCCCGGCGCGCCAAGGCGTCGGGAGCCGCCGGCGCGGTCGCCGTCGCCGCGAATCGGGGCCTCTTCCTCGCGAGCGCGACGGGAATCGCCGGGATCGTTTACATGGCGTTCGTGTCGTTGCGCTAG
- a CDS encoding tetratricopeptide repeat protein gives MLRRSTLGFDFGLTAATVAVYAQTVGFDFAGVDDPTYVTKNPHVLGGLTPGNVAWAFRTFEASNWHPLTWISLMLDATIGGRSPAVFHATNVILHVLATLLLFHVLAAMTRSAARSATVAALFALHPLHVESVAWISERKDVLSTVFWFLGIAAYLRWVRRPSGGAYAVVVAAFVLGLLSKPMLVTFPLTLMLLDVWPLERRALLEKLPLLALSAASCVVTLAAQWSIVGSLQVVPLGARAANAIVSYGVYAEKMFWPHPLSIHYPYVIPIAEWQIAVSLIALVAAVVLAWRLRRPYLVTGVGWYLVTLVPVIGIVQVGEQSRADRYTYVPLVGLFIVVVWGVADLVRRRVTLAWSTAVVLTVLACVSYGQAAVWRDGLTLFGHAVEVDAGNALARMGLANELAARGRDAEAIGQYREALKSRPDALFALERLAACLSRTGRGVEAIDVYRRILTLDPAHAVANANLGVLLMQEGKQGEADEALTQAVRSRPGDADLFATLGAVRTREGKLAEAEASFVEALRIDPGHALAHDGIAVVLGNTGRTDEAIAHLRRSLEIDPRQSDARVNLARLLVQRREIEAARSELQEGARLSPSDPAIRQELERLTGGMR, from the coding sequence ATGCTGCGACGGTCCACGCTCGGGTTCGATTTCGGCCTGACGGCCGCCACCGTCGCGGTCTACGCGCAAACGGTCGGCTTCGATTTCGCCGGCGTCGACGATCCGACTTACGTCACGAAGAACCCGCATGTGCTGGGCGGTCTGACGCCGGGGAACGTCGCGTGGGCGTTCCGCACGTTCGAGGCCTCCAACTGGCATCCCTTGACGTGGATCTCGCTGATGCTCGACGCGACGATCGGCGGGCGCTCGCCGGCGGTGTTCCATGCGACGAACGTCATCCTCCACGTCTTGGCGACGCTCCTTCTCTTCCATGTCCTGGCGGCGATGACCCGCTCCGCCGCGAGGAGCGCGACCGTCGCGGCGCTCTTCGCGCTCCACCCGCTTCACGTCGAGTCCGTCGCCTGGATCAGCGAGCGGAAGGACGTGCTGAGCACGGTGTTCTGGTTCCTCGGGATCGCCGCTTACCTCCGCTGGGTGAGACGGCCTTCGGGCGGCGCCTACGCGGTGGTCGTCGCGGCGTTCGTCCTCGGCCTCCTCTCGAAGCCGATGCTCGTCACATTCCCGCTGACGCTCATGCTCCTCGATGTCTGGCCGCTCGAGAGGCGAGCCCTGCTCGAGAAGCTTCCGCTGCTCGCGCTGTCCGCGGCGTCGTGCGTGGTCACGCTCGCCGCGCAGTGGTCGATCGTCGGATCGCTCCAGGTCGTCCCGCTCGGTGCGCGCGCTGCGAACGCGATCGTCTCGTACGGCGTCTATGCCGAGAAGATGTTCTGGCCTCATCCGCTGTCGATCCACTACCCCTACGTGATCCCGATCGCGGAGTGGCAGATCGCGGTGTCGCTCATCGCGCTCGTCGCGGCGGTCGTGCTCGCGTGGCGCCTCCGTCGCCCGTACCTCGTGACGGGCGTCGGCTGGTACCTCGTCACGCTCGTCCCGGTGATCGGCATCGTCCAGGTCGGCGAGCAGAGCCGCGCGGATCGTTACACCTACGTGCCTCTCGTGGGCCTTTTCATCGTCGTGGTCTGGGGTGTCGCGGACCTCGTCCGCCGGAGAGTCACGCTCGCGTGGAGCACGGCCGTGGTGCTGACGGTGCTCGCGTGCGTCTCCTACGGCCAGGCCGCGGTCTGGCGCGACGGTCTCACGCTGTTCGGCCACGCCGTGGAGGTCGACGCCGGGAACGCGCTGGCGCGCATGGGCCTCGCCAATGAGCTCGCGGCGCGCGGTCGCGATGCGGAGGCGATCGGGCAGTATCGGGAAGCCCTGAAGTCTCGTCCGGACGCGCTCTTCGCCCTCGAGCGGCTGGCCGCGTGCCTCTCGAGGACCGGAAGAGGGGTCGAGGCGATCGACGTTTATCGCCGCATCCTGACGCTGGACCCCGCGCACGCCGTCGCGAACGCGAACCTCGGCGTCCTGCTCATGCAGGAGGGGAAGCAGGGCGAGGCGGACGAGGCCCTGACGCAGGCCGTGCGTTCGCGGCCGGGCGACGCGGACCTCTTCGCCACGCTCGGCGCCGTGCGTACCCGCGAAGGCAAGCTCGCGGAAGCCGAGGCGAGCTTCGTCGAGGCTTTGCGCATCGACCCGGGGCACGCCCTCGCGCACGACGGGATCGCGGTGGTGCTCGGCAACACGGGCCGCACCGACGAGGCGATCGCGCACCTCCGCCGCAGTCTCGAGATCGACCCCAGGCAGTCGGACGCGCGTGTCAATCTCGCGAGGCTCCTCGTCCAGCGGCGGGAGATCGAGGCGGCGCGATCGGAGCTTCAGGAAGGCGCGCGCCTGAGCCCGTCCGACCCCGCGATCCGGCAAGAGCTCGAACGATTGACAGGAGGAATGCGGTAG